AATGGAGCGAAGGGCTGGACTATCGGGGCGATCAGCTGACCGCGGCCCTCGTGATCGGGCTCCCGCTTGCTCCGTTCACCCCGGTTCGCCGGATGGTCAACAGCTACTACCGGCGAAAGTTCGGAGCGGAAGGGGAGTTCATCGCCTACACCCTTCCCGCGATCAACAAATCGATGCAGGCACTTGGGCGTGTCCTTCGAACCGAAAGCGACCGCGGTGTTCTGATCCTTGGTGACCAGCGGTTTTTGGATGGCGAGATCTTCAGCGGTCTTTCCCCCTGGATGCAGGATGAACTTATGGAGTGTGATGTGGACACGGTGAAAAGCAAGCTTGCAAAGTGGGGAAGTGATGCTTCAGGGCGCATGTAGTTTTGGACTCTGGAAGGTCGCGGTCGATTATGATGGGACAGTGATCCATCGAGTCAGATTCGTTAGAACGGCACCTGAGGGTCCGGTCCCGGTACAGTTTACCAGGTTCCTTGCGGGAAAAGGAACTATGTTCACTCCGCTGACCTCATCTGCGGTGTCAGGCGAAGGGACGTATGCTAAAATCTATCGAGCAGTGTCGGATATCCCGTACGGAAAAACACGAAGTTACGGAGAGATCGCCGAGGTCGCCGGGACACACCCGCGCGTGGTCGGGAACGCTATGGCACGAAATCCCACGCCGCTGATCGTGCCGTGTCACCGGGTCATCACAGCCGATGGAAGTGTCGGCGGATTCTCACCTGACCCAGAGATCAAAAAAACCCTTTTATTGCTCGAAAAAAGCACGATTTTACGACGTTTTTCATAAGATTTTTGGGTCACCTGTTGTCTTAATCCGTTTGAACCGCAAATAATAAGGGACTGAAATGGACCTGCGTTTGCTTATATTCCCCCTCCTTGTTTTCCTTGGAGGCTGCTGTTATGGACCCTCATCGCCCACGATAAAAGCAGCATATGCTGCCGGATATTCCTGGAATGATGTGGTTATGAGCCAGTACTTTTACGGGTGGCTGATCCTGTTTTTCCTCGTCACCGGGTTCATCATCTTCAAGCACATCAAAAAACAATCGATCATGCCCGCGAAAAACGCCAGGCCGCTTCTGCGCCGTGTACCGGGCTTAGCACTTTCCGGCACCTGCATCGCCCTCGTTACCGTGACTTTCTGTCTCTCTCTGCAGACTGTGCCTGCTTACATCTCGGGGATCCTTCTCTTCCAGTTCACCTGGATGGGTGTCGTGATCCAGGCAATCACCGAACGGCGGCTCCCGGAGCCGAAGATGGTCATCTCAGTCGTGATCCTGGTTATCGGTACCTTCCTTGCTGCAGGTTTCGCCGGACTGGAAGGGCCGCTTGACCCGGCAGGCGTGATCTTCGCTCTCATCTCTGCCCTGATGTATGCACTGTATATGTTCATGCTCGGGAGGGTCGAGATCGGGATGCACCCGCTGAACAGAAGTTTTCTTATCCTCAGCTGTTCGCTCCTGCTCATGA
This Methanocorpusculum sp. DNA region includes the following protein-coding sequences:
- a CDS encoding methylated-DNA--[protein]-cysteine S-methyltransferase, whose translation is MLQGACSFGLWKVAVDYDGTVIHRVRFVRTAPEGPVPVQFTRFLAGKGTMFTPLTSSAVSGEGTYAKIYRAVSDIPYGKTRSYGEIAEVAGTHPRVVGNAMARNPTPLIVPCHRVITADGSVGGFSPDPEIKKTLLLLEKSTILRRFS
- a CDS encoding DMT family transporter translates to MDLRLLIFPLLVFLGGCCYGPSSPTIKAAYAAGYSWNDVVMSQYFYGWLILFFLVTGFIIFKHIKKQSIMPAKNARPLLRRVPGLALSGTCIALVTVTFCLSLQTVPAYISGILLFQFTWMGVVIQAITERRLPEPKMVISVVILVIGTFLAAGFAGLEGPLDPAGVIFALISALMYALYMFMLGRVEIGMHPLNRSFLILSCSLLLMTVFFTPAYFIQGTFATGIWQYGIILGSIGCVLPMFLFAIAAPRISTGATTILSSSELPAAIICAVLFLGESVSWIQYAGIALVFIGIAYPQYHPHTSQKYRWNRLGKGMGMYGLLHPHPHPKKIR